Within Bacteroidales bacterium, the genomic segment ACGGTTCAACACGATGAGTTCCTCTTTATTCAGTTTATCCAGGATGCTTTCGGCCTGCTGAAGAAGGTCTTGTGCTTGCATGGGGTAAAAATAAAATTTTCCGGTGAAATTCAGGAACTTCCGGGGCAGTGTTTTCAGCATAGATTTTTGAGCCGGCCAGGTGCTATGGTTTTCTGAATTCTCGTTCAGTTCGCTGTATTTCCCGGCATGCAAAAAATCAGAGCACACCAAAGGATTTAACTGATTTTTCTCTTTTAATTGTATTCACTTGACGGGTGGGGGGGGGCGTTAATGGAAAAAAATCCCACTTTAGGATTCCCGGAGGTTCTTGCAGGAAGTTCCGACAAGAAACAAAACAGGCAGATTTCCACCTGGGTTAAAAAGGGAATGATCAGGAAGATTGCCCCGAGACTATATTCACCGAATTTTGAAGATTCTCCCGGGGACATCATACGCTGCAATCTGTTTGAAGTGCTTTCTTTGCTTTACCCGGGAGCCCTGTTAAGTCATCGTTCAGCCTTTGAGTTTGAGCCTACCGGGGCCGGGCACCTGTTTTTGACACACTCTTATACCAAAAAAGTACCTCTTCCGGGTGTTACGCTTCGTTTCCTTGAAGGACCCGGACCTCTTGAAGGAGACCGCTTTTTTAGCGGACAGCTCAGAGTATCTCAGGAGGCAAGGGCCTTCCTGGAAAATCTGCAAACTGCGAAAGGAGCCGGGCCTGCATCCAAATGCCTGCCATATCCCATGATTGAGGAGATGCTGGAAACAATGATACGCCTAAGTGGTGAGGAAGCGGTCAAGAGGTTAAGGGACCGGGCCAGGGAACTGGCAGATGTTCTTGGAATGAAAAATGAATTCAATCGTCTGGATGCATTGATTGGAGCCTTATTAGCAACAAGGGATACAGGGATACTGACCACTCCGGGAGGAAAAGCCAGGGCAGGAGGTGTGGCCTATGATCCTGCCAGGGTGCTGCTTTTCCAGGATTTATTCAGGGAACTGGAGGCCATGCACTTTCCATTAAGAGAAGAACCCAACAGCAGCCGGAAGGCCTTCAGAAATTTTGCATTCTTTGAGAGTTACTTTTCCAATTATATTGAAGGAACTGAATTTGAGCTGGACGTGGCCAGGCAGATTGTTGAATCAAATACTCCTCTGCCTGCCAGGAATGAGGATTCGCAGGATATTTTAGGAACCTATCAGCTTGCCTCGAATCGTGGTCTGATGTCTGAATTACCCGGGTCCGGAGAGGAATTACTTTCCTTATTAAGGGAGCGTCACAGCATCCTGTTGCGGGCACGGCAGGATAAAGAACCCGGGGCCTTCAAGCAGCGGAATAACAGGGCCGGTAATACGGTATTTGTCGACTGGAAACTGGTGGAAGGCACCCTGATCAGGGGCTATGAGATTTACCAGGCCCTGAATCACCCGTTTAAGAGGGCTGCATTCATGTTGTTCCTGATAAGTGAGGTCCATCCCTTCATTGATGGAAACGGACGGGTGGCGCGAATTTTGATGAACGCAGAACTGGTGGCAGCCGGACAGGCAAAAATTCTGATACCAACCGTTTACCGGGACGACTACCTGGGGGCACTCCGCAAGCTGACCCGCCGGTCCCTGGCAGATCCTTATGTCAGAATGCTGGAACGGATTCAGGAATTCAGTATGACCGTAACAGGAGAAGATTTAGATCTGATGCAGGAGCATCTGCTGAACTGCAATGCCTTCCAGGAACCCACAGAGGCCAGCCTGCACTTTTAATCATCTTGAAGCGTTTCAGCGGCATTCCAATGGCATTCCGCATGCTTTCATTATTCCTTCGCATTTCTAATGAAAACGAATTTGCATTACTAATGCAAATATTATACCTTTGAAAAAAGGTATCGTGATGTTAGAATCGGAAATACAGGAGGTGCTGGATTATCAGATGGAATCCATTCAGGAAATTCCGGAGGGAACCCCCAGGGAAG encodes:
- a CDS encoding Fic family protein gives rise to the protein MEKNPTLGFPEVLAGSSDKKQNRQISTWVKKGMIRKIAPRLYSPNFEDSPGDIIRCNLFEVLSLLYPGALLSHRSAFEFEPTGAGHLFLTHSYTKKVPLPGVTLRFLEGPGPLEGDRFFSGQLRVSQEARAFLENLQTAKGAGPASKCLPYPMIEEMLETMIRLSGEEAVKRLRDRARELADVLGMKNEFNRLDALIGALLATRDTGILTTPGGKARAGGVAYDPARVLLFQDLFRELEAMHFPLREEPNSSRKAFRNFAFFESYFSNYIEGTEFELDVARQIVESNTPLPARNEDSQDILGTYQLASNRGLMSELPGSGEELLSLLRERHSILLRARQDKEPGAFKQRNNRAGNTVFVDWKLVEGTLIRGYEIYQALNHPFKRAAFMLFLISEVHPFIDGNGRVARILMNAELVAAGQAKILIPTVYRDDYLGALRKLTRRSLADPYVRMLERIQEFSMTVTGEDLDLMQEHLLNCNAFQEPTEASLHF